ACCTTCGACATCGGCAGCCGGAAGTACACCCTGACGGCCTTCGACCGGCCCGAGTCCGTGCGGTCCGTGCACGCCAGGCCGCATCAGCGGGCGATGCGCCGATTCTTCAAGAGCGGGCTCTGCACGCGGGCGTTGACCAGCATCTGGGCACCCACCGCGATCCGGGAGTACGCGCGGTGCCCGGAGTGCGACGCGGTCGTCACGATGCACGGCGTCGAGGACGGCGCCGCCAGATGCGACTGCGGATGGGCCCCGGAGCCGGAACCCCTACTGTGACTGGAGCGCTTCATGACGTTGTTCACGGCAGAACACCGCCTCGACGGCGGCACGGGGCCCGCCGCCGTGTTCGTCTCGGCCCTGTTCGCGGGCGGCTGGATCTGGGACCACCCGTATCGGACCCTGTCGGACGCGGGCTGGTCGGTGTTGCGGACCAGACAGCCCGTCTGCGCGGTGGACAGCAGGGTCGCGGGCTCGATCGAGGCACTCGGCGACGCGATGCTGGCGGTCTGTGACGAGGCGGGCGTCGGCGAGCTCGTGGTCTGCGCCAACTCGCTGGGCGGCCTCGTCGCCATCGACCTGGCCCGCCGGTTCCCGGATCGCGTGCGCGGCATCGTGGTCAGCGGCGCGCCGGGCCTGACCGCCGACCCGGACGTGGGGCTCAGCATGGACCGCCGCGCCGGGGTGAAGCCCAGCGGGCCGGAGTTCGAGGCGCGGATGATGGCCGCCCTGTTCCACTCCGGACGCCACTTCAGCGACGAGCAGCTCGCCGAGACCGGGACGCTGCTGGAGCAGCCGACCTCGATGCTGAGCATGGCCCGCAGTCTGCGCGCGACGCGGTCCTACCCGGTGCGGGCCACGTTGGACGAGGTGCGCTGCCCGTCGATGTACCTTTGGGGCAGGCATGATCGGATGACCCCTGTCGACGCCTGGGTCGACGTCGTCGAGGCCCACCCGACGAGTGAGATGGTGTTGATCGAGGACTGCGGTCACATTCCCATGCTCGAACGTGGAGATGAGTATTCTTCTCATTTAGCACGATTCATGACACAGTTCGCGAGCGTGCCTGCATGACGACGGTGGCGGTACTGCTCGGGGTGGACATAGTGGAGAGAGGTCGACTGAGGCGCGTGGCCTCAGACCTCGGAGACGTCTACCTTCGACAGATCGCCACCCCCGCCGAACGGCGGCTGCACGCGGGTCCCGCCGACGCCGCCCCCGACTTCGCCGTCAAGGAATGCCTGATCAAGGCCGTCGGCGGCAGGCCGAGCGGATTCACCTGGCACGACTTCGAACGAGCGCCCGCAGGCCGCGGTCCTGGCGCCGCCGTCGTGGCCGCCGAGGCGATCGACCTGCTCGACGAGGCGGCTGCGGACCTCGGCGCCGCCACCGGCATCGCGCTGAGCGCCGTCGACTCCTACACCGTGCGGGGTGCCAGCCGTACCGCCGCGCTGGCGCGGCTGGCACCCGATCCTCGCGACCGCGACGGGCACGAAGCGCCCGACCCCGCCGTCATCGGCGCGGCTCGATGGGGCCTCGACGCGAACGTGCTCGTCGCGCTGGCCGTGGTGACGACTTCCGCGAAGACGACCATCCAGAAAGGAGCATCAGGATGTCCTTAGCTCAAGCCCCTGCTGAGACGATCGTGAGACCAGGCGAATCCATCCAGCGAGCGCTCGACAGTGCGGGGGCGGGCGCCACCGTCCGACTCACCGAGGGAACCTACGCCGAACATCTGCTGATCAGACACAGCGGGGTGACACTCGTCGGCGACGGCGCCGAGCGGACCGTCCTGGTGCCGGGCGGGGAGGCTCCCGCGGGCATACCGGTGCTGACCGATGCCACCACGGAGGTCTCCAGCGGCATCGTCATCCACGCCGAGGGCGTCACCGGCATCACGCTGCGCGGCCTGACCGTGCAGGGCTTCACGGGCGCGGGAGTCTACGCGCACACCACCTCCGACCTGCTCGTCGAGGATCTCGTGGTCCGAGACAACGCGCTCTGGGGCGTCTACGTCCGCGAGTCCGGCGGCGTGCGCGTACTGCGCTGCACCGCCTCCGGCAGCCGATACGGCGGCGTCGCCCTGAGCTTCTGCTCGCGGTCCGACGCGCTGATCGAGGACAACGAGGCCTTCGCCAACGCCTTCGGGATCTTCGTCGACAACTCCTCCTTCGCCCAGGTGCGGCGAAACCGCGGCCACGGCAACGCCGCGGGCGTCCTGGTCCTCAACCAGGCCTACCCCGGCGAGCCGCCGGGCGGCGCGACCGACAACCTCGTCGCCGACAACGACCTGTACGACAACGGCCTCTCGGCGGGCGTCGAACCGGACGGCCTCGGCGCGGCGGGCCCGCCCATCTCAGGCGTGGGCGTCGGCCTGATCGGCGCCTGCCGCGCCACGGTCGTGGGCAACCGCATCGTCGACCATCGGCCCAGCGGACCCTCGGTCATCGGCGGCGCGGTGGCGATGGCCTCCTCCACGGAGTGGGGCGGCGGCGAGGTCGCCGACAACAAGGTGTTGTGGAACCGCATCACCGGCAACGAGCCGCTGGACGTCGACATCAGCGACAACCTGGACCGGCAGTACTTCGAGAACAACCTCGTCGACCGCACGTCCCCCGAGCGCATCGAGGGCTGTTCCACCGGAGGCGCCCGATGACCCCCACCCTGGTGTGCGAGGGGCTGGAGAAGCGCTACGGCGACAACCTCGCCGTCGACGGCGTGGGCTTCCAGATCGAGCCCGCGCAGGCGTACGGGCTTCTGGGCCCGAACGGCGCGGGCAAGAGCACGACGGTGTCCATGCTGGTCGGACTGTTACGGCCCGACAAGGGGACGGTACGGATCTGCGGTGCCGACCTCGCGGGCGACCCGATGAAGGCCAAGGCGAACATCGGGTACGTCCCCCAGGAGATCGCGCTGTTCCCCGAGCTGACCGGCCGGGAGAACCTGCGGTACTTCGGCAGGCTCTACGGCCTGTCGCGGCGGGACCTGCGCAGGCGCATCGACGAGGTCCTGGAACTGGTCACGCTGACCGACCGGGCCGACGAGAAGATCAGCGGCTATTCGGGCGGCATGAAGCGACGGATCAACATCGGCGCCGCGCTGCTGCACGAGCCCAAGATCCTCGTGCTCGACGAGCCGACGGTGGGCGTGGACCCGCAGAGCCGCAAGGCGATCCTCGACGGAGTGGAACTGCTCGTCCGACAGGGCATGAGCCTGCTCTACATCTCCCACTACATGGAGGAGGTCGAGCGCATCAGCGATCGGGTCGGCGTCATCGACCGGGGCAGACTGGTGGCCGAGGGCACCAGGAAGGAACTGGTCTCCCGGCTCGGCACCGCCGACCGCGTGGAACTGGTGCTCGACGGCGACCTCACCGCCGCGGCCGAGAAGCTGCGGGCCGTGGAGGGCGTCACCGAGGCCGTCGTGGTCGACGGCTCCACCGTCCGGCTGGTCGCCAGGGACGGCAGGCATCTGCTGCCGTCGTTGATCGGCGCCGTCGAGGGCGCGGCGGCCGTGACCGGCGTCGAGGTCGTCGAGCCCGACCTCGAAGCGGCCTTCCTCCACCTGACCGGCAGCAAGCTGAGGGACTGATCATGCTGAGAGCACTGCTGGTGGTCAGCGGCCACGAGCTGCGCACCCGGCTTCGCGACGGCACGGCGCTGTTGATCGCCCTGGTCGCTCCGGTGGCGTTGGCCTCCATGTTCGGCTTCGCCCTCGGCGGCGACGACCCGCCGTTGCGCGCCACGATCGGCATCGTCGACCTCGACGGCGGCCAGTTCCCCGCCAGCGTCCAGAGCGAGGCGATGGAGTCCGAGGAACTCCAGGACATCCTCACCCTCGAGTCGTTCGACGCCGAGGACGACGCCCGCGCCGCCCTGGACGACGGCGGGATCGGCGCCGCGATCGTCTTCCCACCCGGCTTCAGCGACAGCGTCGGCGACGGACGCGGCGGCGAGGTCGACGTCATGACGTCCGAGGCCGCACCCCTGGCGGGCGTGGTGGCCACGAGCATGGTCGACCGGATCTCCGCACTCGTCGAGGCACGCACCCTGGCCGTGCGGGCCTCGCTGGACGCGGGCGTGCCCAGCGACGAGGTCGGGGAGTTCGTCGAGGCCAACGGCGCGGAGGGCCCCGCGCTGACGTTGAACAGCGATCCCATGACCGGGGGGAGCATCGACTCCTCCGTCTACTACGGCTCGGGCATGGCGGTGTTGTTCGCCTTCCTCGTCGTCGGCACCTCGGCACGGAGTCTGCTCACCGAGCGGCAGAACGGGACGCTGAGTCGCATCAGGGCCGCCCCGGTTCCGCCGTGGACGGCGGTGGCGGGCAAGGGACTCGTCGGCTTCGGACTCGCCCTCACCAGCATGTGCGTCACCTGGGGCTCGTCGGTGCTGCTGTTCGGCACGAGTTGGGGCGACCCGCTCGCCGTGTTCGCGCTGTGCGCGGCACACGCGCTCGCGGCGACGGCGATCACGATGCTGATCGCCAGCGGCGCCAAGACCGACGCGCAGGCCGACGGATTCAACCTGGGAATCGCGTTCGTCTTCGCCGTCCTCGGCGGCAGCCTGGTGCCCCTGTACAACCTGCCCGACGTCCTCCAGACGCTGGCGCTGATCACGCCGAACGGGTGGGCCTCCACCGGGCTGTCCGAACTCGCCGTCTCCGGCGGCGGCATCGGCGCGGTCGCGATCCCTCTCGCCGTGATCGGCGGGATCGCGCTGGTCACGGGTGCGCTCGCCGCGCTCCGCTTTCGGAAAGGACTCTTCGGATGACGCTGCGTGCCGTCGGCGCGCTGGTCGCCGCCAACCTGCGCCGCCAGACCCGCGACCGGATGGGTCTGTTCTTCATGGTGGTGATGCCCTTCATCGCCATCGTCTTCGTCGGGCTCGCCATGGGCGGGAACTCCTCGGGATCGCAGATCCCCGTCGGCGTCGTCGCCCAGAACCCGGACTCGACCGGCGAGGCGATCCTCGCGGAGCTGCGGAACAACCCGTCGCTGGCCGTCGAGGAGGTCGACAGCCCGGACGCCCTCGCGGACTCGGTGCGCCAGGGCTCGGTGGCCGCAGGTCTGGTGATTCCCACCGGCTCCACCGAGCTCGACCTGATCCTGACACAGATGAACGGCACCGGGATGGCGGCCCGCAGCGCCATCGACGCCTCGATCGGCAAGGTCGCCGGGGTGCTCGAGGCCACCAGAGCGGCCACCACGGCGGGTTCCACCCCGGAGCAGGCCGCCGCGGACGTCCGTGCCGCGCAGGAGGAGGCCGTGTCGGTCTCGGTGCGCACCTCTGGATCGGGGGACGGAACACCCACCGGCTTCGCCTACACCGCCCCCGCCAACCTGCTGCTGTTCACCTTCATCAACTCGATGGCGGTGGCGGCGGCGCTGGTGGAGAGCCGCAGACTCGGCATGACACGACGGACCCTGGCCGCCCCCGTGACCCAGCGGGCGGTGCTGCTGGGCGAGGCCGTCAGCAGGCTGGTGGTCGCGGTGGCCCAGGCCCTGCTCATCACCGTGATCAGCACCCTGATGTTCGGCATCGACTGGGGCGACCCGTTGGCGGTCGTCGCGATCGTCGGAGCGTTCTGCCTGGTGGCCACGGGCGCGGCGATGCTGGTCGGCAGCCTCGCGAAGTCGAGTTCGCATCCGCCCGCCATCGGACCGCCCATCGGCATCATCCTCGGCATGCTCGGCGGCTGCTTCTGGCCGAGAGAGGTCGCGCCCGACGCGCTCAACGCGGTCGGTTACGTCTTCCCGCATGCCTGGGCGATGGACGCGCTGCTCACTCTGACCACCCCCGGCACCGGGGTCGGTCAGGTCGTCCTCGAACTCGGTGTCCTGCTGGGTATGGCCGTGGCGATGATGGTCGTCGCCATCGTGGTGTTCCGCCGCCGGAACCTGGTCGTGAGCTGAGACGAGATCGACCACGCGGACGCCCGCGCGTCCCGCGCCGACGAGACCCCGGCTGCCGCCTTCGCGGCGGTCGGGGTCTTCTCCTTCGTGTGCGGCGGCCTCGACCGGCGGCGGGCGAGCCCCGGGCGGCCTTCCGGTGGGCCGCGGGAACCTCGGCCGTGTCGACCGGCACCGTGCCGCCGTGGTCGGCGACGGCCGATCATGCGGCCTCGGCCGCCTCACGACGGATCGGCTCGCCGATCCGCCCTCGGGCGGGCGTGTCGTGGCGACCGGCCGCCGGGTACGCCCCGCCCCGCCCAGCGACCGGGAGCCGAGACGACGCGGCGGCCGCCGCCGACCCCGCGATCCGCGGTGACCGACGTCATGACCCGCCGGGTACGCCGCGCGAGGCGGCCCGGCGACCCGCCTGCCTGCGCGGGTCACCGGGCGACACCCCGGACGCGGGGGCGTCTCAGCCGCCCTGCGGGTCGGACGCCCCGACTCGTGAGCCCTCGGCGATCAAGGCCGTCACCGTGTGCGTCAACGCGGTCCGCAGGTCGAGAGCGGCCCGCCAGCCCGTCACCGCCCGGAACCGTGCCGGATCGGCGACGATGCTCCGGAAGTCCGTCTCCGTCGCATGCTCGGGGGCGGGCACCGACACGACGTCCACCGGCGGCCTGCCGGTCTGCTCCGCCACGACCTCGGCGATCGCGGTGAACAGCGCTCGGACGGTGGTACCCCGGCCCGAGCCGATCAGCCAGCGTCGTCCGGAGAGCGCATCGGCATGGTCGACGCACGCCAGGACGGCCTCGGCGACGTCGCGCACGTGTAACAGGTCCCGCTCGGTCCCGCCGCCGTCCCACACGGTCAACGGCTCGCCCGCCAACGCCCGGCGGGCCATCGCCGTCACCACGCCTCGGTCCACCGCGTTCCCGGCCGCGCCGAAGACCGTGGGCAACCGCGGCGACACGCCGCGGAGCACGCCCTCGGCGGCGGCGTCGAGCAGCGCCTTCTCGGCCGCCGACTTCTGCCGGTCGTAGACGCTCGACGGCTCGTCGACCTCGGTGCCGTCGACGAGCCCCGAACCGCCGGTGCCCAGCTGTGAGGTCGAACCCGGCACGACGACGATCGGGCGTGGTCCCGGCCGCGTGTCCGCCCGCAGGATCCGCACGAGATCACGGGTCACTCCGACGTTCGTCGGCTCGCTGCGCGGATCGGCCTCGGCGGCCCGCCACGTCGCGCCGCCCGTGTAGAGCAGCAGGTTCAGCACGACGTCCGCCCCCGACACCACCTCGGCGAGCGCCCGCCGGTCGGTGAGGTCGGCGGCGACCGCCTCCGCGTCGGCGGCCGCCCGCGGGATCGGGCTCGGCCCCCGCGCCGCCAGCCGCAGCCGGACCGGGCGGCGGGCCAGCGCCGTCGCCACGGTCGAGCCGATGAAGCCCGAGGCGCCGAGCACCGCGATCAGCGGTGCCCGGTCGGCTGCGTCGAACCGCCCGAGTGGACGGTTCGACGCGGAGCGAGTGGTCGGATCGGGCATCTCGTGCTCAGACAACGTGGACGGTCGGCACGTAGAGGATCCACTTGCCGCCCGCCTCTCGGAACGCCTGTTCCTTGGCCATGATCTCCTCGGCGTGGTTCCAGGCGAACAGCAGCGCGTAGTCCGGGTACTCCTCGTGGAAGGCCGAGGGCGGCCGCACCGGAAGGTGCGCGCCCGGCGTCAGCCTTCCCTGCTTGGCGGGAGTCGTGTCGCAGACGAAGGAGACCAGATCGGGTCCGATGCCCAGATAGTTGGTCACGGTCGCGCTCTTCGCCGTCGCACCGTAGCCCACGACCCGGCGGCCCAGCTCGCGCTGCTCCCGCAGGAACGACATCAGGTCGTCCCGGTTCTTCTCGACCCGCGTGCGGAAGTCGGCCAGCGTCGCGGGATCGGTCAGCCGCGCGGCTTCTTCTTCGGCGAGCAGCGCGGTCACCGCCGCCGACCGCTGCCGGGCACCCGGCCTGGCCAGGGTGTAACGCACCTCGCCGCCGTGGACGGGGAGCCGCTCGACGTCGACGAGTTCGAGGCCGTGCCTGCGCGCCATCTCGTCGACCGAGCCTGCGGTGAAGAAGTAGAAGTGCTCGTCGTAGACCTGGTCGAAGGAAGCCCGTTCGACGATCTCACCGAAGTACGGGTCCTCGAAGACGAAGACGCCGTTCGGTGCGAGCAGCGTCGTCACACCACGCAGGATCGACGCCATGTACGGGATGTGGCAGAGGGTGTTGGCGGCGTAGATGACGTCCGCCGCGCCGTCCGAGGAATGGATGGCGGTGGCCGTCGACTCCTCGAAGAAGTCCTTGCGCACCCGGATTCCCTTGGTGGCGGCCAGCTCCGCGACCCCGCCGGAGGGCTCGACGCCGAGGTGACGGACGCCCGCCTGAGCGATGGTGTGCAGCATGGTTCCGTCGTTGGAGCCGAGTTCGACGATGAACGGGTCGTCGCCGGTCAGCTCGGTATTCAGGAAGCGTCGCGCCAGACCTTCGAAGTGGGCCCGCATCACCGACGATCCCGAGGACAGGTAGGGGTAGTCCTCGTGGAACATCTTCTCGCGCGGCACCTCCTCCATCAGCTGCACCATGTCGCACGTCTGGCAGATCCCTACCGCGAGCCGGAAGAAGAACTCCTGTGCCTCCTCGCCGGGTGTCACGAAGGCGTCGGACGCGGGCTGGCGTCCGAAGTCGATGAACTCGTGGACCGTGTCGTCGCAGATCCGGCAGGACGATGTGGCTGACATGTGACACTCCTCTGTCGCTGATGACGGCTCGGGCATGGCGAGCTCGAGCCGGGTACGCGGGTGCGTGGCGCTGCGGTGGCGGACGCCGAGGTCGAACCGGTGCGCCGACGAGCCGCACGCGGCCCGGCCGGGAAGGTCCGCGCTCCACCGCCGATGCCTGTCCGCGCCGTCCGGGAACTGCTGGGCAGGCCCGCAACGGTTGGGCAGGCCGGAGCACGGCTCGTCGTCACCGGATGGCGGCCGCGTCGGTCACGGCGGGCAGATCGGTCCTGCTCTTCACCCCGAGCTTGCGGTAGACCCTGGTCAGGTGCTGTTCGACGGTGCTGATCGTGACGTAGAGCTGATCGCTGATCTCGCGGTTGGTGTGTCCGATCGCCGCCAACTCCGCCACCCGCCGCTCCGATTCGCTGAGGGAGTGCAGTCCGATGACCCGCGCTTCGTGCGGCGACCCCGTGGTCTCGTCGACCGGGCAGCCCCCGAGGAGGCCCGCCGAGGTCGACGGTCCGCCGACGCCCACGTCGTGCGGCTCCGAACGGGATCTGGCCCGCGGCGGCTCTCCCTCGCCGGACCGGCCCAGCTCGTGCAGATCGTTCACGGCCTTGGCGAGCGTCAGCCGATCACCGGAACTGCGCAGACAGTCGATCGCCTGTCGCAGCAGCGCGCTGCGCTGCGCGGGATCGCTGCTGGCCGCCAGCGTGCGCAGCGAGATGCCCCTGGTCCGCTCGTCGACCGCCCCGAGGCGGTCGAGCTGCTGTCTGACGAGGTCACGTGCCACCCTGGGCCTGCTGAGCTGGAGATTCGCCTCCGCCAGTCCGCTGCGCCACGGCACCAGCATGGGGAAGTCGATGTCCCATTCCTTCATCAGCCTGCCGCACCGCTGGAAGTCGTTGATCGCCGCGAGCACCCGGCCGGTCGCCAGGTGATGGTGACCCCTGGCATGCAGGTAGCGCAGTCCCCACTGCGTGGTGAACGTCGACTCGCCGACCTGATGCCGCAGCGCCTCGGCGGCGATCTCATGTCGCTCCAGCGCGGTCGCGGCCAACACCAGCGTGCCCAGCGGATAGCCGATCTGCACGCCCCAGCCGCGCGGCGGCAGCCGGGACAGCGCGGCCTCGGCCTGTCTGGTCGCCGCGACGGGGTCGCCGCGTCGAAGCAGGATGTCCGCGTGCAGGGCGCCGAGGATCGCCTGCCAGGTGACCTCGCCGCGCCGGTCGGCCTCCGCGGCGAGGCGGCGGCACCACCAGGCCGCCCGGTCGGGCTTCCCGCCGTAGACCAGCGTCTGGATCGCCGTCGCGGTGATCTCCAACGCCATCCCGCCGAAGCGACAGCTCTGGAGGATGTGCTCGGCGCTGGCGACGGCGGCACCGTCGCCGCCGTGCGCCCAGACGGTGGCCAGCATCCGCGTCGTGTCGACCAGCGGGTCCTCACCCGCGGGCGGCGAGGTGACGGCGAGCGTCTCGAACGGCTCCGGGGCCGAACCGAAGACCCATTCGTAGGCGATGCGCAGCTCCGCGGCCGTCTGCGCGTCGATCCCGCCCGGCGCGGAGAGCAGCGTGTCCAGCGCCTTCGTCGCCGTCGTCCGGTTGCCGTTCCACACGGCATGGCGCACGACCGTCACGGCGTCCGGCGACGAGAGCCTGCCGTCCTCCAGCGCGGGCAGCAGCTCGGCGAGGTGCAGGGTCGCCGCCGACGGATTCACACTCCACAGCGCCCTGATCAGCGAGGCGGAGATTCGAAGTCGATCGTCCTCATGCTCGGTGCTCTCCAGCGCGAGTTCGAGACAGCGGACGGCGACGTGGACCTCGTCGCCGACGAGCGCCTGTTCGGCGGCGTCCCGCAGCACGCCGACCGACCAGTCCGCGTCGACCCGGCCCGCCGCGATGAGGTGCGCGGCGACCTTCGGCGCCGCCACCCCGTCCTGATGCAGCAGTTCGGCCGCGTGCAGGTGCAGGCCGGGCCGCTCCGCCGGGGGAAGCCCGTCGCGCACCGCCTTCGTCGCCGCCGGATGCCGGAAGACGCCGTCCCGCAACAGCCCCGCCGACGTGAGGATCTCGACGATCCGGCCCGCGGTCTCCGGGGCCAGTCCGGCCAGTCGGCCGACGAGGGCGGGGGTGGCGTGGGCGCCGAGCACCGCCACGGCGCGTGCCACCGCGAGCAGGTCGGGGTCCCAGCGGTGCAGACAGGCCTGGACGGCTCTGGCGAAGGCGGCGCCCACCACGGGCTGTGCCGCATCCTGGTCGCCGTTCTCGTAGTCCTCCAACAGCGCGTTCAGCAGCATCGGATTGCCGCCGGTGAGATCCGCGTAAGCGGGAGCGAGGCGGGCGGCGTTCGTCGCGGGCATCGATTCGCCGAGCAGGTCGGTGACCTCGTCGATCGACAGCGGTCCGAGTCTGATCCGGTGGTGCCTGCGCCGCGTGAGATCGGCATAGAACAGCGGCAGGGTCGTCTGCAGATACTCCCATTCGTTCAACACCAGCAGGATCGGCGCGGACTGCATCCGACGGCGTAGATAGAGGAGAAGCTGTAAGGAGGAGCTGTCGGCGAACTGGACGTCGTCGACGCAGACGACGACGGGGCGGCCGCGCGCCAGTTTCAGCAATGCGGCACAGATCTCCTGCAGAATGCGTGCCCCGGTGTGCTGGATCGACCGGATGTCCGGCCCGACGTCCTCGACGGCCAGCGTCTCCGCTGTGACGAGCCGGGAGACCTGGTCGGTGACCTCGGGCGGGACGTCGGAACTGTAGAAGAGCTGCTCGACGACGCCCATCTGCAGGACGCATTCGGCGCGGGAGCCGGTGGCACTCAAGACCAGGGCCCCGGAATCGCTCGCATACCGGGACAGTCGGTGCAGTAATTCGGTCTTGCCGCTTGCCGGGCCGCCGGTGACCAGCGCAAGCCGGCCGTTATGGGTGGTGGTCTCGTCTAATAGAGTCTTGAGTATTCGTAATGCTTCACGGTGACCCGAATAAGCCATGCCGTTACCCCCAGCTGGCGAGTCGAGTGGGACGTCGAAGTAAACCGCTGTTGTCGACCGGCTGCTGCGACGGGTGCCGGGGAACGGATCGCCGACGTTATTCGGCGCACAACACAGAATGCCGTTGAAACCCCCAGCTGACCGGTCGTTCCCGGCGGGAGCCTAACACACGATTGGTTGCGGTCAAGCGCTCAGCCAGAGGTCTGAGGTTACTGTGAGCAGCGGACTCGGGCTCCGGGAATGGGTTGGCGGCCTTCACCTGACCGTGTGTCACGGCGGCTGTCACTCTCGCGACAGGGAACGTTCGGCCGATGCGCGCAGAGATATGGTGTGAGTCGGTTGATCGGCCGTTCCCTGGACAGGTCGAGGACTCTTGTGCTAAGCGGTTGTCATGATGACAGAGTGACCGCTAGACGGGCATCTTATTCGTTGCGACGACCGTCGCGGCGGTGTTCTCGTCGGGGCTCGGCGCACGGATTACCGGGAGGCGTACTGATTATTGCCGAATGGTTATGAACCTTCTCTGGGATTGGTCGGACTCGTCGTCGAAAGCGACGTGCGTCGTCTCGGGAGGCGCGCGTCGATACTTTGATCGGAGTATTCGCGTAAGGGTTAACGTCGGCTGAGTGAGGCGTTCACCAGCCTGGGGCGAGCGTGTCGCGCCGACGCTGTGTCGGTGTCGTCGGTGTCGTCGGTGTCGTCGGCGCGGCGGCGGGTACGGGATCAGACTCCTGACGGGGACGGGGACGGGGACGGGGACGAGCGGTGTGGCGCGCGGATCGTCCGCCCGGACCTCGGTGCGTGACGCGGCGCCTGTATCGGACGCGACGCCGCCTGCCTCGGCCGAGCCACGGATTCTCGGGTCCCGCAGGGTCGACGGGCGCGCTCGCCGCGCTTCGGTGCTCGAGGGCGTCGACGGGCACGGTCGACACGGCGGCCGGCGAGACGGGTGGCCGCCGGGCATGCCTGGGCACGAATAGAGGGTGGGCACGCACCGACGGTGGGCGCGGGCGCGGCGGGGGGCGGCGGCACTAGGCTCACCGGCCATGCGTCGGGTCACCGGGAAACAGGTCGTCGACATCACCGCGGCCGGCTATGACGAACTGGTGGCGCGGCACCAGGGCGTGGTGCTGGACGTGGGAACCGGCGATGGCAAGCACGCCTACCACGTCGCGCGGCACCGGCCGGACGTCCTGGTGGTCGGTCTCGACGCGGCGAAGGACAACCTGCGCAGGATCGCCGCCAAGGCCGCGGCGAAACCGGCGAAGGGCGGCCTGCCGAACCTGCTCTACGTGTGGGCAGGCGTGGAGCGGCTGCCCGCCGAACTGCACGGC
This genomic stretch from Actinoalloteichus hoggarensis harbors:
- a CDS encoding NAD-dependent epimerase/dehydratase family protein; the encoded protein is MPDPTTRSASNRPLGRFDAADRAPLIAVLGASGFIGSTVATALARRPVRLRLAARGPSPIPRAAADAEAVAADLTDRRALAEVVSGADVVLNLLLYTGGATWRAAEADPRSEPTNVGVTRDLVRILRADTRPGPRPIVVVPGSTSQLGTGGSGLVDGTEVDEPSSVYDRQKSAAEKALLDAAAEGVLRGVSPRLPTVFGAAGNAVDRGVVTAMARRALAGEPLTVWDGGGTERDLLHVRDVAEAVLACVDHADALSGRRWLIGSGRGTTVRALFTAIAEVVAEQTGRPPVDVVSVPAPEHATETDFRSIVADPARFRAVTGWRAALDLRTALTHTVTALIAEGSRVGASDPQGG
- a CDS encoding right-handed parallel beta-helix repeat-containing protein; protein product: MSLAQAPAETIVRPGESIQRALDSAGAGATVRLTEGTYAEHLLIRHSGVTLVGDGAERTVLVPGGEAPAGIPVLTDATTEVSSGIVIHAEGVTGITLRGLTVQGFTGAGVYAHTTSDLLVEDLVVRDNALWGVYVRESGGVRVLRCTASGSRYGGVALSFCSRSDALIEDNEAFANAFGIFVDNSSFAQVRRNRGHGNAAGVLVLNQAYPGEPPGGATDNLVADNDLYDNGLSAGVEPDGLGAAGPPISGVGVGLIGACRATVVGNRIVDHRPSGPSVIGGAVAMASSTEWGGGEVADNKVLWNRITGNEPLDVDISDNLDRQYFENNLVDRTSPERIEGCSTGGAR
- a CDS encoding ABC transporter ATP-binding protein produces the protein MTPTLVCEGLEKRYGDNLAVDGVGFQIEPAQAYGLLGPNGAGKSTTVSMLVGLLRPDKGTVRICGADLAGDPMKAKANIGYVPQEIALFPELTGRENLRYFGRLYGLSRRDLRRRIDEVLELVTLTDRADEKISGYSGGMKRRINIGAALLHEPKILVLDEPTVGVDPQSRKAILDGVELLVRQGMSLLYISHYMEEVERISDRVGVIDRGRLVAEGTRKELVSRLGTADRVELVLDGDLTAAAEKLRAVEGVTEAVVVDGSTVRLVARDGRHLLPSLIGAVEGAAAVTGVEVVEPDLEAAFLHLTGSKLRD
- a CDS encoding class I SAM-dependent methyltransferase, translated to MSATSSCRICDDTVHEFIDFGRQPASDAFVTPGEEAQEFFFRLAVGICQTCDMVQLMEEVPREKMFHEDYPYLSSGSSVMRAHFEGLARRFLNTELTGDDPFIVELGSNDGTMLHTIAQAGVRHLGVEPSGGVAELAATKGIRVRKDFFEESTATAIHSSDGAADVIYAANTLCHIPYMASILRGVTTLLAPNGVFVFEDPYFGEIVERASFDQVYDEHFYFFTAGSVDEMARRHGLELVDVERLPVHGGEVRYTLARPGARQRSAAVTALLAEEEAARLTDPATLADFRTRVEKNRDDLMSFLREQRELGRRVVGYGATAKSATVTNYLGIGPDLVSFVCDTTPAKQGRLTPGAHLPVRPPSAFHEEYPDYALLFAWNHAEEIMAKEQAFREAGGKWILYVPTVHVV
- a CDS encoding ABC transporter permease, with amino-acid sequence MTLRAVGALVAANLRRQTRDRMGLFFMVVMPFIAIVFVGLAMGGNSSGSQIPVGVVAQNPDSTGEAILAELRNNPSLAVEEVDSPDALADSVRQGSVAAGLVIPTGSTELDLILTQMNGTGMAARSAIDASIGKVAGVLEATRAATTAGSTPEQAAADVRAAQEEAVSVSVRTSGSGDGTPTGFAYTAPANLLLFTFINSMAVAAALVESRRLGMTRRTLAAPVTQRAVLLGEAVSRLVVAVAQALLITVISTLMFGIDWGDPLAVVAIVGAFCLVATGAAMLVGSLAKSSSHPPAIGPPIGIILGMLGGCFWPREVAPDALNAVGYVFPHAWAMDALLTLTTPGTGVGQVVLELGVLLGMAVAMMVVAIVVFRRRNLVVS
- a CDS encoding phosphopantetheinyl transferase, with the translated sequence MASDLGDVYLRQIATPAERRLHAGPADAAPDFAVKECLIKAVGGRPSGFTWHDFERAPAGRGPGAAVVAAEAIDLLDEAAADLGAATGIALSAVDSYTVRGASRTAALARLAPDPRDRDGHEAPDPAVIGAARWGLDANVLVALAVVTTSAKTTIQKGASGCP
- a CDS encoding alpha/beta fold hydrolase; amino-acid sequence: MTLFTAEHRLDGGTGPAAVFVSALFAGGWIWDHPYRTLSDAGWSVLRTRQPVCAVDSRVAGSIEALGDAMLAVCDEAGVGELVVCANSLGGLVAIDLARRFPDRVRGIVVSGAPGLTADPDVGLSMDRRAGVKPSGPEFEARMMAALFHSGRHFSDEQLAETGTLLEQPTSMLSMARSLRATRSYPVRATLDEVRCPSMYLWGRHDRMTPVDAWVDVVEAHPTSEMVLIEDCGHIPMLERGDEYSSHLARFMTQFASVPA
- a CDS encoding ABC transporter permease — protein: MLRALLVVSGHELRTRLRDGTALLIALVAPVALASMFGFALGGDDPPLRATIGIVDLDGGQFPASVQSEAMESEELQDILTLESFDAEDDARAALDDGGIGAAIVFPPGFSDSVGDGRGGEVDVMTSEAAPLAGVVATSMVDRISALVEARTLAVRASLDAGVPSDEVGEFVEANGAEGPALTLNSDPMTGGSIDSSVYYGSGMAVLFAFLVVGTSARSLLTERQNGTLSRIRAAPVPPWTAVAGKGLVGFGLALTSMCVTWGSSVLLFGTSWGDPLAVFALCAAHALAATAITMLIASGAKTDAQADGFNLGIAFVFAVLGGSLVPLYNLPDVLQTLALITPNGWASTGLSELAVSGGGIGAVAIPLAVIGGIALVTGALAALRFRKGLFG